The following coding sequences lie in one Lolium perenne isolate Kyuss_39 chromosome 2, Kyuss_2.0, whole genome shotgun sequence genomic window:
- the LOC127333194 gene encoding BTB/POZ domain-containing protein At3g22104 isoform X2, producing MSGSPLPDVLAPFIGKIKELADDSPVRAPARTPHRRVALHGFPGGAEAFELVARFCYTGGTGLAVTAANACALRCAAQFMDMADAPASSAKPSLVKMTEKVLEEMPHWPWQAVVDAVKECQCMFPLAESTGVFDRVVGALLSQMAVPGDATPTSSSPESSAFRFSCDTKCSSLSMRRTWWFEDLVVLSPGMVERVAKALLARGADHGIVARFIFYYLKCRIAGANAEDKKAMLEAAITVIADLDRSSVSCKGLFGILRIASPLKLAGACQDTLVDMIGRKLDHATLDNLLVPAPSGTGSLYDVSLVFRFLEAFMRHTGGAQVEPPRLKKVGALMDMYVAEVAPDPSLRPARFVELATALPAAARDSHDALYRAIDVYFQVHARLKDDEKMKICKGINYEKLSPECCKHLATNAGFPTRAAVQALASQHTVLKGIIRHSGPLKPASSPPPPFTGKYHQHIESYNDIDGDDGNGQVVLYASRLDLTLENQNLKSLLDGMHWRVMELEKVCSRMKTQMTKMKSSRRRAARSLPKMCS from the exons ATGAGCGGCTCGCCATTGCCG GACGTTCTTGCGCCGTTCATTGGTAAGATCAAGGAATTGGCCGACGACTCGCCGGTCAGAGCTCCGGCGCGGACGCCTCATCGCAGAGTAGCGCTGCACGGCTTCCCCGGCGGCGCCGAGGCGTTTGAGCTTGTCGCGAGGTTCTGCTACACCGGCGGCACCGGTCTAGCGGTGACCGCGGCCAACGCCTGCGCGCTGCGGTGCGCTGCTCAGTTCATGGACATGGCGGACGCGCCCGCGTCGTCGGCTAAGCCGAGCCTGGTGAAGATGACGGAGAAGGTCCTGGAAGAGATGCCGCACTGGCCGTGGCAGGCCGTTGTGGACGCCGTGAAGGAGTGTCAGTGCATGTTCCCGCTCGCCGAGTCCACCGGCGTGTTCGACAGGGTCGTCGGCGCGCTGCTGTCGCAGATGGCCGTCCCGGGCGACGCCACGCCGACGAGCTCCTCGCCGGAGAGCTCGGCGTTCCGGTTCTCCTGCGACACCAAGTGCAGCAGCCTCAGCATGCGCCGCACCTGGTGGTTCGAGGACCTCGTCGTCCTCAGCCCCGGCATGGTGGAGCGCGTCGCCAAGGCGCTCCTGGCCAGGGGCGCCGACCACGGCATCGTCGCCCGCTTCATCTTCTATTACCTCAAGTGCCGCATCGCCGGCGCGAACGCGGAGGACAAGAAGGCGATGCTGGAGGCTGCGATCACCGTCATCGCCGACCTCGACCGGAGCTCCGTTTCTTGCAAGGGCCTCTTCGGCATCCTGAGGATCGCGTCCCCGCTCAAGCTGGCCGGCGCTTGTCAGGATACGCTCGTCGACATGATTGGCCGCAAGCTGGACCACGCGACGCTGGACAACCTGCTCGTCCCGGCGCCGTCCGGGACGGGCAGCCTGTACGACGTGAGCCTGGTGTTCAGGTTCTTGGAGGCCTTCATGCGCCATACCGGCGGCGCGCAGGTCGAGCCGCCGAGGCTAAAGAAGGTGGGGGCGCTCATGGACATGTACGTGGCCGAGGTCGCGCCGGACCCCTCGCTCCGGCCGGCCAGGTTCGTGGAGCTGGCGACCGCGCTGCCCGCCGCCGCGAGGGACTCCCACGACGCGCTCTACCGCGCCATCGATGTCTACTTCCAG GTTCACGCTCGCCTGAAGGACGACGAGAAGATGAAGATCTGCAAGGGCATCAACTACGAGAAGCTCTCGCCGGAGTGCTGCAAGCACCTCGCGACCAACGCCGGCTTCCCCACGAGGGCGGCGGTGCAGGCGCTGGCGTCGCAGCACACCGTGCTCAAGGGCATCATACGCCACTCCGGCCCGCTGAAACCGGCGTCGTCCCCTCCACCTCCGTTCACGGGGAAGTATcaccagcacatcgagagctacaacGACATCGACGGCGACGACGGCAACGGCCAGGTCGTCCTGTACGCCAGCAGGCTGGACCTGAC